One window of Trifolium pratense cultivar HEN17-A07 linkage group LG5, ARS_RC_1.1, whole genome shotgun sequence genomic DNA carries:
- the LOC123884829 gene encoding pentatricopeptide repeat-containing protein At4g01030, mitochondrial, which translates to MTFCIFSKHQIFMYNLSPFQHLNPYSHQNLKTNMLPRSLSPPTSISLPTLDTQFFPPSFSSQKNSPFFQPFDELNKLRTLNSVKELHAQMIKTPKNENFTSMDDTMMRYYLEFGDFDSAIRVFFVGFTRNYILWNSFLEKFESFGGDPFEILVVFNELYSKGVEFDSKVFTFVLKICLALRVLCVGLEVHACLIKKGFHFDVHLKCALINFYEKCLSIDKANQVFHETSYKEDFLWNTIVMANLRSEKWKNALELFCSMQRVSAKANAGTIVKMLQACGKLRAFNEGKQIHGYALRFGLVSNTLVCNSIISMYSRNSRFELARAVFDSMEDCSRNLSSWNSIISSYAVDGCLSDSLDNVIKEMEYSGIKSDIITWNSVLLGYVRQGLFEKVLTSFRSLHSADFKPDSCSVTSALQAVAELGLFKIGTEIHGYMMRTNLNYDVYVCTSLVDMYVKNHCLDKAHEVFRHAKNKNIYAWNSLISGYAFEGLFGDAEKLLNQMEEEGLKPDLVTWNGLILGYSMRGRVEEALTVINRIKSSGITPNVVSWTSLISGCSQNEKYIDALQIFSQMQEENVKPNATTICNLLCACAGPSLLKKGEEIHCLSMKLGFVDDIYVATSLIDMYCKAGKLKVAYNVFINVQKKTRPCWNCMMMGYAIHGHGEEVIILYDEMRERCIKPDAITFTALLSGCKNSGLVDEGWKYFDSMQDYNIVPTIEHYCCMIDLLGKAGFLDEASDFIETMPIKPDASIWGALLASCRIHKNIKLAEIAARKLFKLEPNNSANYVLMMNLYSSLNRWDDVERLKCSMTELAIRSPPVWSWTQVNQSIHVFSTDGKPHPEEGKIYFELYGLISEIRKLGYVADLNCVCKNIDDNEKEKILMSHTEKLAMVYGMMKMKGGSPIRVVKNTRICCDCHTVAKYISSARNCEILLRDGGRFHHFKNGKCSCNDRW; encoded by the coding sequence ATGACATTTTGCATTTTCTCTAAGCACCAAATCTTTATGTATAACCTATCACCTTTTCAACACCTTAATCCTTATTCtcatcaaaaccttaaaacAAACATGTTACCTAGGAGCCTTTCACCACCCACTTCAATTTCTCTTCCAACATTAGATACCCAATTTTTCCCTCCTTCATTTTCATCACAAAAAAATTCTCCATTTTTTCAACCTTTTGATGAGTTGAacaagttaagaactttgaattCTGTCAAGGAATTACATGCCCAGATGATTAAAACCcctaaaaatgaaaactttacTTCAATGGATGATACTATGATGAGATACTATTTGGAATTTGGTGATTTTGATTCAGCAATTAGGGTTTTCTTTGTGGGTTTTAcaagaaattatattttatggaATTCTTTTCTTGAGAAGTTTGAGAGTTTTGGAGGTGACCCATTTGAGATTTTGGTGGTTTTCAATGAATTGTATAGTAAAGGAGTTGAATTTGATAGCAAAGTTTTCAcctttgttttgaaaatttgcTTAGCTTTAAGGGTTTTGTGTGTTGGTTTGGAAGTTCATGCTTGTTTGATCAAAAAAGGGTTTCATTTTGATGTGCACTTGAAGTGTGCATTGATCAATTTCTATGAGAAGTGTTTGAGTATAGATAAGGCAAATCAAGTATTTCATGAGACTTCATATAAAGAAGATTTTTTGTGGAATACAATAGTTATGGCAAATTTGAGGAGTGAGAAGTGGAAGAATGCTTTAGAACTTTTCTGTAGCATGCAGAGAGTTTCTGCCAAAGCCAATGCCGGCACCATTGTCAAGATGTTGCAAGCTTGTGGAAAGTTGAGAGCTTTCAATGAAGGGAAACAGATTCATGGGTATGCTTTAAGATTTGGACTAGTTTCGAATACTTTAGTTTGCAATTCGATTATTAGTATGTACTCTAGAAACAGTAGATTTGAACTAGCTAGAGCGGTTTTTGATTCGATGGAGGATTGTAGTCGTAACTTATCGTCTTGGAACTCGATTATTTCGAGTTATGCGGTTGATGGTTGTTTGAGTGATTCATTGGATAATGTCATCAAAGAAATGGAGTATTCCGGTATTAAATCGGATATTATAACATGGAATTCGGTTTTGTTGGGTTATGTTCGTCAGGGATTATTTGAAAAGGTTCTCACCAGTTTTCGGAGTCTGCATAGTGCAGACTTCAAGCCGGATTCATGCTCGGTAACTAGTGCTCTACAAGCAGTTGCTGAATTAGGTTTATTTAAAATAGGGACAGAAATCCATGGTTACATGATGAGAACTAATCTTAACTATGATGTCTATGTTTGTACTTCATTGGTGGATATGTATGTTAAGAATCATTGCTTAGATAAGGCTCATGAAGTGTTCCGTCATGCAAAGAACAAAAACATTTACGCTTGGAATTCTTTGATATCAGGTTACGCCTTCGAGGGCCTGTTTGGTGATGCGGAAAAACTATTGAATCAGATGGAGGAGGAAGGGCTAAAACCTGATTTGGTGACATGGAATGGTTTGATTTTAGGTTATTCAATGCGAGGCCGTGTAGAGGAAGCTTTGACTGTGATCAATCGGATCAAGAGTTCCGGAATTACTCCGAATGTGGTGTCGTGGACTTCTTTGATATCAGGATGTTCTCAAAACGAAAAGTACATTGATGCCCTACAGATTTTCAGCCAAATGCAAGAAGAAAATGTAAAACCTAACGCGACAACGATTTGCAACTTACTTTGTGCTTGTGCAGGCCCGTCGCTGTTGAAGAAAGGTGAAGAGATACACTGCCTTAGTATGAAACTAGGGTTTGTGGATGATATATACGTTGCAACATCCCTAATTGACATGTATTGTAAAGCAGGGAAATTAAAAGTAGCATACAATGTTTTCATCAATGTTCAAAAGAAAACACGTCCATGTTGGAATTGTATGATGATGGGATATGCTATTCATGGTCATGGGGAAGAGGTAATAATTCTTTATGACGAGATGCGTGAAAGATGCATTAAACCTGACGCGATAACGTTCACTGCTCTTCTTTCGGGCTGCAAGAATTCAGGTTTAGTCGATGAAGGATGGAAGTATTTTGATAGTATGCAAGATTACAATATTGTTCCAACAATTGAGCACTACTGTTGCATGATAGACCTACTTGGAAAAGCTGGTTTTCTCGACGAAGCTTCGGATTTCATCGAAACTATGCCGATTAAGCCAGATGCAAGTATTTGGGGTGCTCTTCTTGCATCCTGCAGAATTCACAAAAACATTAAGCTAGCAGAGATCGCGGCAAGGAAGCTTTTTAAGTTGGAACCAAATAATTCTGCTAACTATGTTTTGATGATGAATTTATATTCAAGTTTAAACCGATGGGATGATGTGGAGCGCCTTAAATGCTCAATGACTGAGTTGGCGATAAGAAGTCCACCTGTTTGGAGCTGGACACAGGTTAATCAAAGTATTCACGTGTTCTCTACAGATGGGAAACCACATCCAGAAGaagggaaaatatattttgagttatatggATTAATTTCCGAGATACGAAAGCTCGGTTATGTAGCTGATCTCAATTGTGTATGTAAGAACATTGATGACAATGAGAAAGAGAAGATTCTTATGAGTCACACTGAGAAGTTGGCAATGGTGTATGGAATGATGAAAATGAAAGGTGGATCACCAATTAGAGTTGTTAAGAACACAAGAATTTGTTGTGACTGTCATACAGTAGCAAAGTACATTTCTTCGGCTCGAAACTGTGAGATTTTACTTCGAGATGGTGGCCGTTTTCACCattttaaaaatggaaaatgttCTTGTAATGATCGTTGGTAA
- the LOC123885003 gene encoding abscisic acid receptor PYL9-like, protein MNNGCEQYSPIETQYIRRHHRHDLRDNQCSSTLVKHIKAPVHLVWSLVRRFDQPQKYKPFVSRCIMQGDLGIGSVREVNVKSGLPATTSTERLEQLDDEEHILGIRIVGGDHRLRNYSSIITVHPEVIDGRPGTMVIESFVVDVPEGNTKDETCYFVEALIRCNLSSLADVSERMAVQGRTDPIPININP, encoded by the exons atgaataacGGTTGTGAACAATACAGTCCTATTGAAACACAATACATAAGGAGACATCACAGACATGATTTAAGGGACAATCAGTGTTCCTCTACACTTGTCAAACACATCAAAGCCCCTGTTCACctt GTTTGGTCTTTGGTTAGAAGATTTGATCAGCCACAAAAATATAAACCATTTGTTAGCAGATGTATTATGCAAGGTGACCTTGGCATTGGAAGTGTTAGAGAAGTTAATGTTAAATCTGGTCTTCCAGCTACAACTAGTACTGAGAGATTGGAACAacttgatgatgaagaacacaTTCTTGGTATTAGGATTGTTGGTGGTGACCATAGGCTAAGG AACTATTCTTCAATAATCACCGTCCATCCGGAGGTTATTGACGGAAGACCAGGTACCATGGTGATTGAATCATTTGTTGTGGACGTGCCTGAAGGAAACACGAAGGATGAAACTTGTTACTTTGTGGAGGCGTTAATCAGGTGCAACCTAAGTTCTTTAGCCGATGTCTCGGAGAGGATGGCTGTGCAGGGTCGAACCGATCCTATTCCTATTAATATCAACCCATAA